Below is a genomic region from Ascaphus truei isolate aAscTru1 chromosome 5, aAscTru1.hap1, whole genome shotgun sequence.
atgatacgcagagcctctcacctcccaggctctgtatgaataatacgcagagcctctcacctcccgggctctgtatgaatgatacgcagagcctctcacctcccgggctctgtatgaatgatacgcagagcatctcacctcccaggctctgtatgaatgatacgcagagcctctcacctcccaggctctgtatgaatgatacgcagagcctctcacctcccaggctctgaatgaatgatacgcagagcctctcagctcccaggctctgtatgaatgatacagAAATGGGGCACACAGAAATGGGGCACACAGAAATGGGGCACACAGAAATGGGGCACTCAGAAATGGGGCACTCAGAAATGGGGCACACAGAAATGGGGCACTCAGAAATGGGGCACTCAGAAATGGGGCACCTGGGGTGGTCTCACTTCTCcgattgcagcgcctccacctgcgaagcAGGATAACCCCTCTCAGGAACcagtcagtaaatacacaccgagTATATAGATAACGTATTTACTACACACTCACGATAACTCAATATAACAGCTCAACACAGTAACAATACAGGAGATGTGCCCCCCATGTACTTAGAGGGCTGCGGCACTAATTCCCTGGTGTCCTTCCCCAATTTCAGTCCCAcccaagtgtagggagtagcgctacccctgcgCACCGTTGGTGCCCGTTATGTGAGGCCTCTCGGCGTCCTTCCGCTCCTCCTGCGTCCGATCCGCCGCGTGGGGTGGGCTCCCGCTGTGCATGCCTGAGGCTTCTCTTGAGCATGCGCGATATTAAAGAGGGTGGCGCCCTGTACCGTCATCCCTCCGCGGAGCTCCCTCGACCCGGTCACCAGCCCGCAACCCTATCACCGCGCGCCCTCCGCCGGCGCCCGcgcggaggtaaggggacccTAGCCACACAGGAATATACAGTAGTGAGAGATCAAAGCCGAGATGTAGGACTCCGATGAGTGTGGAGCCGTGCAGAGGGTAAGGAAAACCTTGCATGTAATACAGATTTGGAAGGAGAGCCAGTGGAGAGGTGTAAGGATGAGACGAGGTGTAAGGATGAGACGAGGTGTAAGGATGAGACGAGGTGTAAGGATGAGACGAGGTGTAAGGATGAGACGAGGTGTAAGGATGAGACGAGGTGTAAGGATGAGACGAGGTGTAAGGATGAGACGAGGTGTAAGGATGAGACGAGGTGTAAGGATGAGACGAGGTGTAAGGCTGAGACGAGGTGTAAGGATGAGACGAGGTGTAAGGATGAGACGAGGTGTAAGGATGAGACGAGGTGTAAGGATGAGACGAGGTGTAAGGATGAGACGAGGTGTAAGGATGAGACGAGGTGTAAGGATGAGACGAGGTGTAAGGATGAGACGAGGTGTAAGGATGAGACGAGGTGTAAGGATGAGACGAGGTGTAAGGATGAGACGAGGTGTAAGGCTGAGACGAGGTGTAAGGATGAGACGAGGTGTAAGGATGAGACGAGGTGTAAGGATGAGACGAGGTGTAAGGATGAGACGAGGTGTAAGGATGACACGAGGTGTAAGGATGACACGAGGTGTAAGGATGAGACGAGGTGTAAGGATGAGACGAGGTGTAAGGATGAGACGAGGTGTAAGGATGAGACGAGGTGTAAGGCTGAGACGAGGTGTAAGGATGAGACGAGGTGTAAGGATGACACGAGGTGTGTGGGAGGAAGTAGTGTGATGTTTACTTGCATAATGCAGATATAAAAACTAAATCTCCCCAGCAGGGACGGCCTTACAAAAATTCCAGAATTACAAAAATCGGGCTCGTCCGGGATTTGAACCCGGGACCTCTCGCACCCAAAGCGAGAATCATACCCCTAGACCAACGAGCCAGCTGCTAGATGCCAGTGCTGTAGTGTTTATAGCAGACCTGCGGTGTCAGGTTACACAGCTGATTGTAAAGTACTCAGTATGCAGTCTGCTGCTCACATACACAGATAGCTATTagtgtgggcgtgtatgtgtgtgggcgtgtatgtgtgtgggcgtgtgtgtgtgtgtgagcgtgtgtgtgtgggcgtgtgcAGAGCGATgaatatctataacacgcagctgtgtcactctccctgcacacagagctgtgtcactATCTGTCCTTGCACACAGAGCTGTCACTGTCTGTCCGtgcacacagagctgtgtcactgtctgtccctgcacacagagctgtgtcactgtctgtccctgcacacagagctgtattactgtccctgcacacagagctgtgtcactgtccctgcacacagagctgtgtcactgtctgtccctgcacacagagctgtattactgtccctgcacacagagctgtgtcactgtctgtccctgcacacagacctgtgtcactgtccctgcacacagagctgtgtcactgtctgtccctgcacacagacctgtgtcactgtctgtccaTGCACacagtgctgtgtcactgtccctgcacacagagctgtgtcactgtccctgcaAACAGAGTTGTGCATGTTGGCTCGTTGGTCTAGGGGTATGATTCTCGCTTTGGGTGCGAGAGGTCCCGGGTTCAAATCCCGGACGAGCCCTTTTTTTTCTATACCCAGCTTGTGCAGAACTGAGGCAAACCCCAAACCTTCATTTAACATCCTGTATTGAAATGTTTATACATTTTCATATAAGTATTCTGACACTATATGGGAGCTGttgtatttattaatatatttgtattaaataatttatatgtatatttcaaCATATATTTTGTGAATAACTGTATGCAATCGGCTCGTTGGTCTAGGGGTATGATTCTCGCTTAGGGTGCGAGAGGTCCCGGGTTCAAATCCCGGACGAGCCCTTCTTTTGTTATTTGTCTTCTGACATTTTATATTACTGCAGCATGTCATACATATAGCACTGCGTCATACATATAGCACTGCGTCATACATATAGCACTGCGTCATACATATAGCACTGCGTCACACAGCAGGAGGATTACCAGGAATTAGGGACGTTCTCACCTTGTATCACAAAAGGAAACCACTCGTAGCCTATATTTTGTTACCTCTAGATTTTATTCTTTATGAAAAATCACTTTAAATTTGAAGATAATATTTATTTCCAAGTAAAGTGAACACCGTGGATAGCAATGCAGCCCCTTCCCCCACTAACCATTTCATCGGTTTATATCCCATCCCAGTAGATTATTGGGGTGGGATATAAACCCAGGGCTGTGTGAGCCGGACCCTTTTCCAATCGGATGAATCACTAGGAGAACTCTGCCGACATTAGTGTTTTGCTGAAAGCCTCAGTCCAAATTAACACCATACAGAAGCGCCATAAGGTGCCGCCCCCAGAACGCCCCCTTTCCTATTTCCACATGTAGGGCGGCGccagggtttcatgcgccccaggtgAAACTTAAAACGtgcaccccaaaaataaaataaacagtggcgtagctatggGGGCTAAAGGGGGTGTGCGATCGCACCCCctgcgcgacgcaaaataaaaataaaagggcgccaaaataccggacaaaaaaaaaagaaaaataattttatttattttttaaagataaataaataaagaataataaaaggaataaaataaatattactaTTAATGCGCTCCTCGGACCGTAACGCCCTGGGCGACCAGCGAGGTTCAGCTAATGGACGGGCCGGTTTAACGTGTATAGTATCATTGTCATTACAATACAAGGTCAAGAAAGTACAAACATACTAAGCATGACAGGTAAATGTCAACATAAGGCCGATGCCTCGTAGATTTTTGACTCGTAGGTTTTTGCAATTTGCAAGTATAATAAAATATTACTTTTGTTTAGCTAAATAGAACTGGACTTcgaacagatatatatatatatatatatatatatatatatatatatatatatatatatatatatatatatatatatatatatatcctataatTGATCAGCAGTGTTGGCTCCTGCTTGACTTTTCCAGTTGCTTCCCATGTAGACCCACTCTCTGGGGCCCCTGCCTATGGGGTCTCTATATGCCCCTCTCCACCTCCTTCCCCCTAAGGTCATTACCTAAAAGAGACAGCTGAGAATGTAATCCCTGAGAGAGCAGGATTACTGGCTGATCCCCATGAGCATTTAAAGGGATTTCTGTGAGCATGGACCATATATAACGGTGCAGCAGGGAGACCCTGGGACAGAGGTGTGAGCAGGAACGGGGTGGGATGTCGCAGGAGGAAGAGTTTTATCTCTTTAAGAACTTGTCCACTGTGGGTCCCTGGGATGGGCCTCAGTATCACATTGCCCCAAAGTGGGCGTTCTACCTGCAGACGGTCTTCATGGGCCTTGTATACCTGGCCGGGACACCGCTGAATGCTATCGTGCTGCTGGTGACGGTGAAATACAAGAAGCTCCGGCAGCCTCTTAACTACATCCTGGTTAACATCTCAATGGCCGGGTTTCTCTGCTCCTTCTCCATATTCACTGTCCTTGTGTCCAGCTACCAGGGGTATTTCATCTTTGGGAAAACAGTTTGTGCCCTGGAAGGCTTTATGGGGTCAGTCTCAGGTAAGGCCATGATACCTGACCATCAACCTTACCCTCGGGACTGGTCATCCTGTGTCTTTCCCTCAAGACTGGTCGTCCTGTTTCTGTCCCTCAGGACTGTTCACCCTGTGTCTGGTCAACTCTCTCCTTGGGTCTTGTCACTGAGCATATTCCTATCTCACTTCTTTAGACCTAGTCACTGCGTGCACTCACATCTCTGTCCCTAAGGTCTTGTCACAAAGTGAACCCCATATCTCTCCCTTATAAGGGTAGCTCTCTCTGCCACTGGTATCTGGCCATTATGCTCCTTCCTCTCCATCAGGTTTTGCTTTTTCTCTGGTATATCTCCTCCTAAGGTCCGGTCAATGCTTGTTGTTTCTGTCTCTCAGACCACTAGTCTCTCTGTTCCTTAGTCACAATGAATGAGCTTTCTCATCGCTCCCTTAGGTCTGGCCAATGACTGTTATTTCTGTCCCTCAGACATCTGGTCTCTCTCTTTCCAGGTGTGATCACTGCCTGGTCTCCCCGAGGTACTATAATTAACTGACTTCTGTCCCTTAATTCTGGTCACTAGATGGTCTCTGTCTTTCAGGTCTAGTCATTGCCTGGTCTCTCCCCAGACCGtaggtctctctcacccaggggtCTGATCACTGGCTGGTTTCTCTTCCAGATCTGGTCACTGGATGGTCTCTATCCCTCAGGTCTAGTCACTGGTTGTTCTCTATCCCTCAGGTCTGGTCACTGGTTGGTCTCTTTGCCCTCATACCTCTGTTCTTTTTCTTTCCCAAGTCTACCCCCACTGTCCCAGTTACTGGCTGATCTGTCTACCACTTAGAagtctgatctctctctcttcctgagaTCTGGTCACTGTCTGGTCTCTGTCCCTTACACCTCtggttttctctctctcccctgcaggtCTGGTCACTGGTTAGTCTCTGTCACTTAGAGCTctggtttctctctctccctcaggtcTGGTCACTGGTTGGTCTCCTTGCCCCTCATacctctgttctctctctttcccaattctaccaatctgtccctCTGTTCCAGTTACTGGCTGATCTGTCTACCACTTAGAACTCTGGTCTCTCTTTTCCTGAGATCTGGTCACTGGTTTCTCTCTGTCCTTCAGACCTCt
It encodes:
- the LOC142494349 gene encoding LOW QUALITY PROTEIN: ultraviolet-sensitive opsin-like (The sequence of the model RefSeq protein was modified relative to this genomic sequence to represent the inferred CDS: deleted 1 base in 1 codon) → MSQEEEFYLFKNLSTVGPWDGPQYHIAPKWAFYLQTVFMGLVYLAGTPLNAIVLLVTVKYKKLRQPLNYILVNISMAGFLCSFSIFTVLVSSYQGYFIFGKTVCALEGFMGSVSGLVTGWSLAFLAFERYIVICKPLGSFRFSSKHALTVVLCTWIIGVGVSVPPFFGWSR